Proteins encoded together in one Mycobacterium noviomagense window:
- a CDS encoding DUF1707 SHOCT-like domain-containing protein, translated as MSKEAQRDVRDESRAADTDRIQVAQLLTDAAAQGRLQLSEYEDRLTKAYAATTYQELDRLRADLPDASVVPHRGAACKPAPSTLLLAIMGAFERRGRWPVPKKLTTFALWGGGVIDLRYADFTSTEVDIHAYSIMGGQTILLPPEVNVEIRGHGVMGGFEHDVNSEGTPGAPKVTIRGFSLWGGVGIKRKNRKARS; from the coding sequence ATGAGCAAAGAAGCCCAGCGCGACGTGCGGGACGAGTCGCGCGCTGCAGATACCGATCGCATACAGGTAGCACAGTTGCTTACCGATGCCGCGGCGCAGGGCCGGCTGCAGCTCAGCGAGTACGAGGACCGGCTTACCAAGGCCTATGCGGCGACCACGTACCAAGAACTGGATCGGCTCCGAGCGGACCTGCCCGATGCGTCCGTGGTCCCTCACCGCGGTGCTGCGTGCAAACCAGCGCCGTCCACACTGCTGCTGGCCATCATGGGCGCGTTCGAACGCCGCGGCCGATGGCCCGTGCCGAAGAAACTCACCACGTTCGCGTTGTGGGGCGGCGGTGTCATCGACCTGCGGTATGCCGACTTCACCTCCACCGAAGTCGACATCCACGCATATTCGATCATGGGCGGCCAGACCATCTTGCTGCCGCCCGAAGTCAACGTCGAGATTCGCGGCCACGGCGTGATGGGCGGCTTCGAACACGACGTCAACAGCGAAGGCACACCGGGTGCTCCGAAAGTGACCATTCGCGGCTTCTCGCTGTGGGGCGGCGTCGGCATCAAGCGGAAGAACCGCAAAGCCCGCAGCTGA
- a CDS encoding VWA domain-containing protein, with the protein MAEPFRAHQLRYSAYTGGPDPLAPPVDLREALEQIGQDVMAGTSPRRALSELLRRGTKNLPGADRLAAEANRRRRELLRRNNLDGTLQEIKKLLDEAVLAERKELARAIDDDARFGELQLESLSPSPAKAIQELSDYNWRSNEAREKYEQIKDLLGREMLDQRFAGMKRALEGATDEDRRRVTEMLDDLNELLDKHARGQDTQQDFDNFMNKHGEFFPENPRNVEELLDSLAKRAAAAQRFRNSLSAEQRAELDALAQQAFGSPALMQALERLDAHLQAARPGEDWYGSSEFSGDNPLGMGEGAQALADIAELEQLAEQLSQSYPGATMDDVDLDALARQLGDQAAIDAQTLAELERALLHQGFLDRGSDGQWRLSPKAMRRLGETALRDVAQQLSGRRGERDHRRAGAAGELTGATRPWQFGDTEPWNVTRTLTNAVLRQAGTATAEWPIRITVDDVEVSETETRTQAAVALLVDTSFSMVMENRWIPMKRTALALNHLVSTRFRSDALQIIAFGRYARTMTAAELMGLEGVYEQGTNLHHALALAGRHLRRHPNAQPVVLVVTDGEPTAHLEDFDGDGTAVFFDYPPHPRTIAHTVRGFDDMARLGAQVTIFRLGSDPGLARFIDQVARRVEGRVVVPDLDGLGAAVVGDYLRSRRRRR; encoded by the coding sequence ATGGCTGAACCTTTTAGAGCGCACCAACTACGGTATTCGGCGTACACCGGCGGGCCCGACCCCCTGGCTCCGCCGGTGGACCTGCGTGAGGCGCTCGAGCAGATCGGCCAAGACGTCATGGCCGGCACCTCGCCGCGACGGGCCCTGTCCGAATTGCTTAGGCGCGGCACCAAGAACTTGCCCGGAGCCGACCGGCTGGCGGCCGAGGCAAACCGGCGCCGACGGGAGTTGCTGCGCCGCAACAACTTAGACGGCACACTGCAGGAGATCAAAAAGCTGCTCGACGAGGCAGTGCTGGCCGAGCGCAAGGAACTGGCCCGTGCGATCGACGACGACGCCCGGTTCGGCGAGCTGCAACTGGAGTCGTTGTCGCCGTCGCCGGCCAAGGCGATCCAAGAACTGTCGGACTATAACTGGCGCAGCAACGAGGCCCGCGAAAAATACGAGCAGATCAAGGATCTGCTCGGACGCGAAATGCTCGACCAACGCTTCGCCGGGATGAAACGGGCGCTGGAAGGCGCCACCGACGAGGACCGTCGGCGGGTCACCGAGATGCTCGACGACCTCAATGAGCTGCTGGACAAGCATGCCCGCGGCCAGGACACGCAGCAAGATTTCGACAACTTCATGAACAAGCATGGCGAGTTCTTTCCGGAGAACCCGCGCAATGTCGAAGAACTGCTGGATTCACTGGCCAAGCGGGCCGCCGCCGCGCAGCGGTTCCGCAACAGCCTGAGCGCTGAGCAGCGCGCCGAGCTGGACGCGTTGGCGCAGCAGGCTTTTGGATCACCGGCGCTGATGCAGGCGTTGGAGCGGTTGGATGCACACCTGCAGGCAGCGCGTCCGGGGGAGGACTGGTACGGAAGCTCGGAGTTCTCCGGCGACAACCCCTTGGGCATGGGCGAGGGCGCCCAGGCGTTGGCCGACATCGCCGAGCTCGAACAACTGGCTGAGCAACTGTCGCAAAGCTATCCGGGCGCCACCATGGACGACGTCGATCTCGATGCCCTGGCCCGCCAGCTCGGTGACCAGGCCGCCATCGACGCGCAGACGCTCGCCGAGCTCGAGCGTGCGCTGCTCCACCAAGGCTTTCTCGATCGCGGTTCCGACGGGCAGTGGCGGCTCTCGCCGAAGGCGATGCGCAGGCTCGGTGAGACGGCGCTGCGCGATGTGGCCCAACAGCTTTCGGGGCGACGGGGCGAGCGCGACCATCGGCGTGCGGGCGCGGCCGGTGAGCTGACCGGCGCGACGCGGCCATGGCAGTTCGGTGACACCGAGCCGTGGAACGTCACCCGCACGCTGACCAACGCGGTGCTGCGACAGGCCGGGACGGCGACCGCTGAATGGCCCATCCGGATCACCGTTGACGACGTCGAAGTCTCCGAGACCGAAACCCGCACGCAGGCTGCGGTTGCGTTGTTGGTGGATACCTCGTTCTCCATGGTGATGGAAAACCGCTGGATTCCGATGAAGCGGACAGCCCTGGCGCTCAACCACCTGGTGAGTACTCGATTTCGTTCGGATGCCTTGCAGATTATCGCTTTCGGGCGCTACGCACGGACCATGACAGCCGCCGAGTTGATGGGTCTGGAGGGTGTCTACGAGCAGGGCACCAACCTGCACCACGCGCTGGCACTGGCTGGCCGACATCTGCGGCGACACCCTAACGCGCAGCCGGTTGTATTGGTGGTTACCGACGGTGAGCCAACGGCGCACCTGGAAGACTTCGACGGCGACGGCACGGCCGTATTTTTCGACTACCCACCGCATCCGCGGACCATTGCCCATACCGTGCGGGGATTCGACGACATGGCGCGACTCGGCGCGCAGGTAACGATTTTCAGGCTCGGCAGCGATCCCGGTTTGGCGCGGTTCATCGACCAGGTCGCGCGGCGGGTGGAAGGGCGCGTCGTCGTGCCGGATCTCGACGGGCTGGGCGCTGCGGTGGTCGGCGACTATCTGCGGTCTCGGCGGCGGCGACGGTAG
- a CDS encoding sigma 54-interacting transcriptional regulator, translating to MVTAPNHLPRTVGELRAAGHRERGVKAEIRENLLARLAEGADGEAIWPGILGFDDTVLPQLERALIAGHDIVLLGERGQGKTRLLRALVGLLDEWTPVIAGAELGEHPYSPITPESIRRAAELGDALPVAWKHRSERYTEKLATPDTSVADLVGDIDPIKVAEGRTLGDPETIAYGLIPRAHRGIVAVNELPDLAERIQVSMLNVMEERDIQVRGYTLRLPLDVLVVASANPEDYTNRGRIITPLKDRFGAEIRTHYPLELEAEMGVVVQEAHLSAQVPDHLIQILARFARYLRESKSVDQRSGVSARFAIAAAETVAAAARHRGAVLGETDPVARVVDLGTIIEVLRGKLEFESGEEGREQAVLEHLLRRATADTASRVLGGIDVGSLVAAVEGGSAVTTGERVSAKNVLAALPELPVIDSIAKRLGAESEGERAAALELALEALYLAKRIDKVSAEGETIYG from the coding sequence GTGGTGACCGCACCGAATCATCTGCCCCGTACCGTCGGCGAATTGCGCGCCGCCGGGCATCGCGAACGAGGTGTCAAAGCCGAGATCCGGGAGAACTTGCTGGCACGCCTCGCCGAAGGCGCAGATGGCGAAGCTATCTGGCCGGGGATTCTGGGCTTCGACGACACGGTGTTACCACAGCTGGAACGGGCGTTGATCGCCGGTCACGACATCGTGCTGCTCGGCGAGCGCGGTCAGGGCAAGACCCGGCTGCTGCGGGCCCTGGTGGGCTTGCTCGACGAATGGACGCCGGTGATCGCCGGGGCGGAGCTGGGCGAACACCCCTATTCGCCCATCACTCCTGAGTCCATTCGGCGAGCGGCCGAACTGGGGGACGCCCTGCCGGTCGCCTGGAAACACCGCAGCGAGCGCTACACCGAAAAGCTCGCCACCCCCGATACCAGCGTCGCGGACCTGGTCGGCGACATCGACCCGATCAAGGTCGCCGAGGGCCGCACGCTGGGCGACCCGGAAACCATCGCCTACGGACTGATCCCGCGCGCACACCGCGGCATCGTCGCGGTCAACGAGCTACCCGACCTGGCCGAACGCATCCAGGTGTCGATGCTCAACGTCATGGAAGAACGCGACATCCAGGTCCGCGGATACACGTTGCGGCTGCCGCTGGACGTGCTGGTGGTCGCCAGCGCCAACCCCGAGGACTACACCAACCGCGGACGGATCATCACCCCGCTCAAAGACCGGTTCGGCGCCGAGATCCGTACCCACTACCCGCTCGAGCTGGAGGCGGAGATGGGCGTCGTCGTCCAGGAAGCTCACCTCAGCGCCCAGGTACCCGACCATCTGATCCAGATCCTCGCGCGGTTCGCGCGTTACCTGCGCGAGTCGAAGTCGGTCGACCAGCGCTCGGGGGTGTCGGCGCGGTTCGCGATCGCTGCCGCCGAGACAGTTGCGGCGGCTGCGCGGCATCGCGGCGCGGTGCTTGGCGAGACCGATCCGGTGGCCCGGGTGGTCGACCTCGGCACGATCATCGAGGTGCTGCGCGGCAAGCTGGAATTCGAATCCGGCGAAGAGGGCCGCGAGCAGGCTGTGCTCGAACACCTGCTGCGTCGGGCCACCGCCGACACCGCGTCCAGGGTGCTGGGCGGCATCGACGTCGGCTCCCTGGTCGCGGCGGTGGAGGGAGGTTCGGCGGTGACGACGGGCGAACGGGTGTCGGCCAAGAATGTGCTGGCTGCGCTGCCCGAGCTGCCCGTCATCGACAGCATCGCCAAGCGGCTGGGCGCCGAATCCGAGGGCGAACGCGCCGCGGCGCTGGAATTGGCTTTGGAGGCGCTGTATCTGGCCAAGCGTATCGACAAGGTGTCCGCAGAAGGCGAAACCATTTATGGCTGA
- the purH gene encoding bifunctional phosphoribosylaminoimidazolecarboxamide formyltransferase/IMP cyclohydrolase: protein MSIDDGQGSQKRPIRRALISVYDKTGLVELARGLHAAGVDIVSTGSTAKTIANQGVRVTPVEEVTGFPEVLDGRVKTLHPRVHAGLLADLRKAEHAAALDELGIAAFELVVVNLYPFTETVNSGAVVDECVEQIDIGGPSMVRAAAKNHPSVAVVVDPSGYEGVLAAVRDGGFTLAERKRLAALAFRHTAEYDVAVATWMDSVLAPEQSGVTFPEWFAGTWRRSALLRYGENPHQEAALYRDDRAWPGLAQAEQLHGKEMSYNNFTDADAAWRAAFDHEQTCVAIIKHANPCGIAVSSVSVADAHRKAHECDPLSAFGGVIAANTEVSVEMAEYVNTIFTEVIVAPAYAPGAVDVLARKKNIRILVASEPPRGGTELRQVSGGLLMQQRDRLDASGDNPDNWRLAAGSAADPQRLADLVFAWRACRAVKSNAIVIAVDGATVGVGMGQVNRVDAARLAVERGGDRVRGAVAASDAFFPFPDGLETLAAAGVTAIAHPGGSVRDDEVTAAAAKAGVTLYLTGARHFSH from the coding sequence ATGAGCATCGACGACGGGCAGGGTTCGCAGAAAAGGCCGATCCGCCGCGCGTTGATCAGTGTCTACGACAAGACCGGGCTGGTCGAGCTCGCCCGCGGCCTGCATGCCGCCGGCGTCGATATCGTGTCCACCGGCTCGACTGCGAAAACCATTGCAAACCAAGGCGTCCGGGTCACACCTGTGGAAGAGGTGACCGGTTTTCCCGAGGTGCTCGACGGCCGAGTCAAGACGCTGCACCCACGGGTGCATGCCGGGCTGTTGGCGGATCTGCGCAAAGCGGAGCATGCCGCGGCACTTGATGAGTTGGGCATCGCAGCATTCGAGCTCGTCGTGGTCAACCTGTATCCGTTCACCGAGACCGTCAACTCCGGCGCGGTAGTCGACGAGTGCGTCGAGCAGATTGACATCGGCGGACCGTCGATGGTGCGTGCCGCTGCCAAGAACCATCCCAGCGTGGCGGTGGTCGTCGACCCGTCCGGGTATGAGGGTGTGCTGGCCGCAGTCCGCGATGGGGGATTCACGCTGGCCGAGCGAAAGCGCCTGGCAGCCCTGGCCTTTCGGCACACTGCCGAATACGACGTCGCCGTCGCCACCTGGATGGACTCCGTGCTTGCGCCCGAACAGTCGGGTGTCACGTTCCCGGAGTGGTTCGCCGGGACGTGGCGACGGTCAGCGCTGCTGCGCTACGGCGAAAACCCGCACCAAGAGGCGGCGCTCTACCGCGACGACCGCGCCTGGCCGGGGCTCGCGCAGGCTGAGCAGCTGCACGGAAAAGAGATGTCCTACAACAACTTCACTGACGCCGATGCCGCCTGGCGAGCAGCGTTCGACCACGAGCAGACCTGCGTGGCGATCATCAAGCATGCCAACCCGTGCGGCATCGCCGTCTCGTCGGTCTCGGTAGCCGATGCGCACCGCAAGGCGCACGAGTGCGATCCGCTCAGCGCGTTCGGTGGCGTGATCGCCGCCAATACCGAAGTCAGCGTCGAGATGGCCGAGTACGTGAACACCATCTTCACCGAGGTGATCGTGGCGCCCGCCTACGCGCCCGGCGCGGTCGATGTGCTGGCGCGCAAGAAGAACATCCGGATACTGGTCGCTTCTGAGCCGCCGCGCGGCGGCACCGAGCTGCGCCAGGTCAGCGGTGGGCTGCTGATGCAGCAACGCGACCGCCTCGACGCGTCCGGCGACAACCCGGACAACTGGAGGTTGGCGGCGGGCTCAGCGGCCGACCCGCAGAGGTTGGCCGATTTGGTGTTCGCCTGGCGCGCTTGCCGCGCGGTCAAGTCCAATGCGATCGTGATCGCCGTCGACGGGGCCACGGTCGGTGTCGGCATGGGGCAAGTCAATCGGGTGGACGCGGCGCGGCTGGCCGTCGAACGTGGCGGTGACCGGGTACGCGGAGCGGTCGCGGCTTCCGACGCGTTCTTCCCGTTCCCGGACGGACTCGAGACGTTGGCAGCCGCGGGAGTGACCGCGATCGCGCACCCGGGCGGCTCGGTGCGCGACGACGAGGTGACCGCTGCTGCCGCCAAAGCCGGTGTGACCTTGTACCTGACCGGCGCTCGGCATTTCTCTCACTAA
- the purN gene encoding phosphoribosylglycinamide formyltransferase, producing MQQPLRVPPSAPARLVVLASGTGTLLASLLEAAVGDYPGRVVAVGADRDCRALEIANDASLPTFIVRPADHPDREAWDAAITAATTAHAPDLIISAGFMRILGRQFLSRFSGRIVNSHPALLPAFPGAHAVADALAHGVKVTGCTVHLIDAGTDTGPILAQQAVPVLEGDDEAILHERIKVVERRLLADVVAAVATGGVTWSGRKATIG from the coding sequence GTGCAGCAACCCCTCCGCGTGCCCCCGAGCGCACCGGCACGGCTGGTGGTGTTGGCGTCGGGTACCGGCACGCTGCTCGCATCTCTGCTAGAAGCGGCCGTCGGCGACTACCCCGGCCGGGTGGTCGCAGTCGGCGCGGACCGCGATTGCCGGGCCCTCGAAATTGCCAATGATGCGTCGCTGCCCACCTTCATCGTCAGGCCCGCCGACCACCCGGACCGCGAGGCGTGGGATGCCGCCATCACTGCTGCCACCACAGCGCACGCGCCGGACCTGATCATCTCCGCCGGCTTCATGAGAATCCTTGGGCGGCAGTTTCTCTCACGTTTCTCGGGGCGTATCGTCAACAGCCATCCAGCGCTGCTGCCGGCTTTCCCGGGTGCGCATGCGGTGGCAGACGCGCTGGCCCACGGGGTGAAAGTCACCGGCTGCACGGTCCACCTGATCGACGCCGGCACCGATACCGGACCGATCCTGGCCCAACAAGCCGTCCCGGTGCTCGAAGGTGACGACGAAGCGATCTTGCATGAACGCATCAAGGTGGTGGAACGACGACTGTTGGCCGATGTGGTGGCTGCGGTGGCCACCGGCGGCGTGACGTGGAGCGGACGAAAGGCGACCATAGGATGA
- a CDS encoding cell division protein PerM — protein MQDSRAAGAHQARDLLRVAFGPALVALVVIAAVTLLQLLIANSDMTGALGAIASMWLGVHDVPISIGGRQLGVMPLLPVLLMVWGTARTTALATPATASWFVIRWIAASALGGPLLFAAISLAVIHDAGSVLTELQTPNALRAFASVVVVHAVGAAIGVGSRVGPRALAASPLPDWVGGSLRAAAAGVFALFGLSGLVTAASLVVHWATMHELYAITGSVFGQLSLTVLSVLYAPNVIVGTAAVAVGSSSHVGFATFSSFTVFGGDIPALPVLAAAPSPPLSPVWVALLIVGASSGVALGQQCARRALPLVSAIAKVLVAAALAALTMALLGYAAGGRLGNFGDVGVDQGTFGIAAFLWFSVVGAITAVMANGVKRGPKRPKPAPSPQPAEEVGVEPAAAEQPEFEDVPDTADDAGLVSADGADDDIGIATADQPPKNSD, from the coding sequence GTGCAAGACAGTCGAGCAGCGGGCGCACACCAGGCACGTGACCTTTTACGGGTCGCGTTCGGACCGGCTCTGGTGGCGTTGGTCGTCATCGCCGCGGTCACCTTGCTGCAGTTGCTGATCGCCAACAGCGACATGACCGGCGCGCTGGGCGCCATCGCCAGCATGTGGCTCGGCGTGCATGATGTGCCGATCTCGATCGGTGGTCGCCAGCTGGGCGTCATGCCGCTACTTCCGGTGCTGCTGATGGTGTGGGGGACCGCGCGGACCACCGCACTGGCCACCCCGGCGACGGCGTCGTGGTTCGTCATCCGCTGGATTGCGGCGTCGGCGCTGGGAGGACCGTTGCTTTTTGCGGCCATTTCTTTGGCCGTCATCCACGATGCAGGGTCGGTGCTCACCGAGCTGCAAACGCCCAACGCATTGCGCGCATTCGCCAGTGTGGTTGTGGTGCATGCCGTCGGCGCCGCGATCGGGGTGGGATCACGGGTCGGGCCTCGGGCGCTCGCGGCCTCCCCACTGCCGGACTGGGTGGGCGGGTCACTTCGCGCCGCAGCTGCGGGCGTGTTCGCGCTGTTCGGGCTGTCCGGGCTGGTCACTGCGGCATCACTGGTCGTGCATTGGGCCACGATGCATGAGCTCTACGCGATCACCGGTTCGGTGTTCGGCCAGCTGAGTCTGACGGTGCTGTCCGTGCTGTATGCGCCGAACGTCATCGTCGGTACGGCTGCGGTCGCGGTGGGGTCCAGTTCGCACGTGGGATTCGCGACGTTCAGTTCGTTCACTGTCTTCGGCGGCGACATCCCCGCTTTGCCGGTCCTGGCCGCGGCACCGTCGCCGCCGCTAAGCCCGGTGTGGGTTGCGCTGCTGATCGTCGGCGCGTCGTCGGGTGTGGCGCTCGGGCAGCAATGCGCGCGTCGGGCACTGCCGCTCGTTTCGGCGATAGCCAAGGTGCTGGTGGCCGCGGCTTTGGCGGCGTTGACGATGGCGCTGCTCGGGTACGCCGCCGGCGGACGGCTGGGTAACTTCGGCGACGTCGGCGTCGATCAAGGCACGTTCGGGATCGCGGCGTTCCTGTGGTTCTCGGTCGTCGGCGCGATCACCGCGGTGATGGCAAACGGAGTCAAGCGCGGTCCCAAAAGGCCTAAGCCAGCGCCAAGTCCGCAACCGGCCGAGGAAGTCGGCGTCGAACCAGCCGCAGCAGAGCAACCGGAGTTCGAAGACGTCCCCGACACTGCCGACGACGCCGGACTGGTTTCAGCCGACGGCGCAGACGACGATATCGGCATCGCAACCGCCGACCAGCCGCCGAAGAATTCAGATTAG
- a CDS encoding DUF5336 domain-containing protein, protein MTYSPGPGYQPAQSPGSYGGSSPSFAKSDDTASKLPFYLIIAVAFLGLAAYLASFGPMLTINADVGPAGGEISSGGGSVGVAAALLAGLLAAVSLLPKAKSYHAIVAAIAVLAALVVIQETLSKPSGFSIRWGLWLVLAFAVLQAIAAVAALLLDAGVVTPPAPRPKYDQYAQYGQYGQPGGYYGQPGGQQHSPFQQHGPSGYGSQFGGYSGPSTGGFGAVGHQQGSQQGSQSGPQTGPQQQSSQQGPPTPPTGFPSYGPPPSSGSGQGSSGSGQGNSGNHGASGQGQQHSQGQQPQSPSSPSGPPPS, encoded by the coding sequence ATGACCTACTCGCCCGGTCCCGGATATCAGCCCGCGCAGTCGCCCGGCTCCTACGGAGGCTCTAGCCCGTCGTTCGCCAAATCCGATGACACCGCCAGCAAGCTGCCGTTCTACTTGATCATCGCGGTCGCGTTTCTCGGTCTGGCCGCCTACCTGGCGAGTTTCGGTCCCATGTTGACCATCAACGCCGATGTCGGCCCGGCCGGAGGCGAGATCTCAAGCGGCGGCGGAAGCGTCGGCGTCGCCGCGGCATTGCTGGCCGGGCTGCTGGCCGCGGTGAGTTTGCTGCCGAAAGCCAAGAGCTACCACGCGATCGTCGCGGCAATAGCGGTGTTAGCCGCGTTGGTGGTGATACAAGAGACGCTCAGCAAGCCCAGCGGCTTCTCCATCCGCTGGGGCCTGTGGCTTGTGTTGGCATTCGCTGTGTTGCAGGCCATTGCCGCCGTCGCCGCGCTTTTGTTGGACGCCGGTGTCGTCACCCCGCCGGCGCCGCGCCCCAAATACGACCAGTACGCGCAGTACGGGCAGTACGGGCAGCCCGGCGGTTACTACGGCCAGCCCGGGGGTCAGCAGCACAGCCCCTTCCAGCAACACGGTCCTTCCGGCTACGGGTCGCAGTTCGGCGGTTATTCCGGCCCGTCCACCGGCGGCTTCGGTGCTGTCGGTCACCAGCAGGGTTCGCAACAAGGCTCGCAGTCGGGCCCGCAGACCGGCCCGCAACAACAGTCGTCGCAGCAGGGTCCGCCAACCCCGCCGACCGGCTTCCCCAGCTACGGCCCGCCGCCGTCATCCGGGTCGGGTCAGGGCTCTTCAGGGAGCGGCCAGGGGAACTCCGGAAATCACGGGGCCTCCGGGCAGGGCCAGCAGCACAGCCAGGGCCAGCAGCCGCAGTCACCGTCCTCCCCCTCAGGCCCACCACCGTCCTAA
- a CDS encoding LLM class F420-dependent oxidoreductase: MDYGLVLFTSDRGITPAAAARLAEDHGFRTFYVPEHTHIPVKRQAAHPTTGDASLPDDRYMRTLDPWVSLGTACAVTSRVRLSTAVALPVEHDPITLAKSIATLDHLSGGRVSLGIGFGWNTDELADHGVPSGRRRTMLREYIEAMRALWTEEEAAYQGEFVNFGPSWAWPKPAQKHIPVLVGAAGTEKNFKWIARSADGWITTPRDFDIDEPVKLLLDVWASAGRQGAPQIVALDFKPVPEKLAHWAELGVTEVLFGLPDRSEEEIAAYVERLAGKLAACV; encoded by the coding sequence ATGGATTACGGGCTTGTGCTTTTCACCAGCGACCGTGGCATCACGCCGGCGGCAGCCGCTCGGCTCGCCGAGGACCACGGCTTTCGCACCTTCTACGTGCCCGAGCACACCCACATCCCGGTCAAGCGGCAGGCCGCACACCCGACGACCGGCGACGCGTCGCTTCCCGACGACCGCTACATGCGCACCCTCGACCCATGGGTGAGCCTTGGCACGGCGTGCGCGGTCACCTCACGGGTGCGCTTGTCCACCGCGGTGGCCCTGCCTGTCGAGCACGACCCGATTACGCTCGCGAAGTCCATTGCCACACTCGACCACCTGTCGGGCGGCCGGGTGAGCCTTGGTATCGGGTTCGGCTGGAACACCGACGAACTCGCCGACCACGGAGTGCCATCAGGGCGGCGGCGCACGATGCTGCGCGAATACATCGAGGCGATGCGGGCGTTGTGGACTGAAGAAGAAGCTGCCTACCAGGGCGAATTCGTCAACTTCGGGCCGAGCTGGGCTTGGCCGAAGCCTGCGCAAAAGCACATTCCGGTGTTGGTGGGGGCTGCCGGCACCGAGAAGAACTTCAAGTGGATTGCCCGCAGCGCCGACGGCTGGATCACCACTCCCCGCGATTTCGACATCGACGAACCGGTGAAGCTGCTGCTAGACGTCTGGGCGAGCGCGGGCCGCCAGGGTGCGCCGCAGATAGTCGCCCTGGATTTCAAACCGGTGCCGGAGAAGCTGGCGCACTGGGCCGAATTGGGCGTGACCGAGGTGCTTTTCGGGTTACCCGACCGCTCCGAGGAGGAGATCGCCGCCTACGTCGAGCGGCTAGCGGGCAAGCTCGCCGCGTGCGTTTGA